The Patescibacteria group bacterium nucleotide sequence TAACGCGTCCTTTATGATTAAAATTGACGACCTGTTTCGCATCGCGGTTGACCGCCGGGCCTCCGACGTCCATATTGTTTCCGGCAAACCACCAATCCTCCGCATTGATGGGAATTTAGTTGAGGTTGAAGGTATTCCACCCTTGGCGCCAAAAGACACCCAGGCGTTGATTTTCTCCATCATGAATGACAAGCAGAAGCAGTTGTTCATTGGTGACCGGGAATTGGATATGTCCTACGAGATTCCCGGTGGGTATCGCTTCCGTGTGAATTGTCACTGGGAGCGTAACAACGCCGGTTTAGTTGCGCGTATCATTTCCCAGCAAATTCCAGCCATGGAAGATTTGGCCATGCCGCAGGTAGTGTACGACCTGATCAAGCAGAAGCAGGGGCTCATTTTGGTCACTGGCCCTACGGGTTGTGGGAAGTCCACTTCCTTGGCTGCCATGATTGACTACATTAATAATGACCGTGCGGCGCACATCATCACCCTGGAAGATCCCATTGAATTCATCTACGAATCCAAGAAGTCCATTATCAAGCAGCGCCAACTTGGAACGGACATTCTCTCCTTTGGCCAGGCACTGAAGCATGTGTTGCGCCAAGACCCCAACGTGATTTTGGTGGGGGAAATGCGCGATTTGGAAACCATTTCTGCCACCATTACCTTGGCGGAGACTGGACACTTGGTTCTGGCTACCCTGCACACCTTCAACGCCGCGCAAACCGTGGATCGCATCATCGACGTGTTCCCACCCTACCAGCAAGACCAAGTCCGCATTCAGCTCTCCCTCTTCTTAAAGGGAATTATCTCCCAGCAGCTCTTGCCCCGGATGAATGGCGGACGTATTTCGTCCCGGGAAATTCTCATTAACACGCCAGCAATTGCAAACTTGATTCGGGAGAACAAGGTGGCGCAAATTAAAACCGTCATTCAAACGTCGGCAGAAGATGGCATGATCACCATGGACCAAGATTTGAAGCGTTTGTACGACGCGGGGGAAATTGCGGAAGACATTGCCCGGGCGTACATGCTGAATCCAGAAACACTGAAAGGGTAAGCAATATAGTCTACGAAGTGCAATAAACGAGCCCCGCAGCCAGCGGGGTTTCTTGCATATCAGCGCGTTCACTGCTACGTTGGAAGCCGAGCGCCCGTAGCTCAACGGATAGAGTACATGGCTTCGAACCATGGGGTTGGGGGTTCGATTCCCTCCGGGCGCACCAGCTCGTTTCGTGCTCCGCCCTGCGTGTAGCCGTTGCTACGGCTCCACTCCGGACTCCGCACGAAGCCTCGCTTTGCCCCACAAACCCGTGCTCCCCTTCGATTCGCTTCGCTCACTCAGGGTCCGCTTCGTGTTTGTGGGGACCCCGAAGAAAGCTCGGGCAACTAGCTCAGTTGGTTAGAGCGTCTCGTTTACACCGAGAAGGTCGTAGGTTCGACTCCTACGTTGCCCACCAGCTCGTTTCGCGCTCAGAGCTGCGCGTATCCGGTTGCTACCGAATCCGCTCCGCCCGTCGCGCGAAGCCTCGCTTTACCCCAGAAACGCGTGCTCGTCCTGATGCAGGACTGCGCGCCACATTTCTGGGGACCCCGGAAAAAATTATGGGCCCTTAGCTCATTTGGTAGAGCGCCGCGTTTGCAACGCGGAGGTGACCGGTTCGAGCCCGGTAGGGTCCACCAGCTCGTTTCGCGCTCAGAGCTGCGCGTAGACGTTGCTACGTCTCCGTTCCGCCCTTCGCGCGAAGCCTCGCTTTGCCCCACGAACGCGTGCTCGTCCTGCGGCAGGACTACGCGCCACATTCGTGGGGACCCCGGAGATGCTGAGCATATTTGAGTAATATTACTCCGCACGAATTTCGTCCCACTGCGTTTTTCACAGCGGCAGCTTTTTTCAGATACCAGTGCATTGCCATGACGAACACAGAATTGCTACTCTATTATTATGACTAACGAGATAACCGCTTACAATAATTTACAAGCAAAGAAGGAGAAAAGCATTTGCGATGCCCTACGTCGGGTGATTGATGCCTCTTTGCCAAAGGCTGAGAGTAAAGTGTGGCACGGTGGGCCAGTGTGGTTTTTGGCTGGGAATCCAATTGTTGGTTACTCGCTGCGGAAGCAGGGTGTGCAGCTTCTGTTCTGGAGCGGTATGTCGTTTGCTGAAACAGACCTCCTGCCCGTTGGGAACGTCAAAAAGTTCAAGGCTGCTGGTGTTATCTACACTGACCGTAAGGAGCTGAAGCATGCACTCATCAAACGTTGGCTGCGGAAAGCAAAAACCATCCAGTGGGATTATAAGAATATTATCAAGCGACGAGGGAAACTGGTGCGGCTGAAGTAGGATGTGTTACCTGATCGCCTGCTTCAGCAACGTAACAATTTTCTTTCCTCAGTAGTCCCTAACTTCTTCAAAGCAAAAGCAACGGGCCACATGCTGCCATCGTCGAGCTTGGCCGTGTTCTGAAAATTCAGGGTTGAGTAGCGGTCCTTGAATTTATTTGCAACCATTTTCCCCATTTAGCTTTGCTTGGCTTTTAGGGCTTCCCCGGCTTCCTGGCCAATTACCTGAAGTTCATCAACATATTCCCTGGCCCTTTTCCGCTGTCCCGGATGCTTGACTATGTAGCCGGTGGATTTCACTTTCCCCCATTCAAAATCATTTAACCCCTGATACTCCATATCTTGACTGCGAACGTCGTGCCGATCTCTTGAATGCAATGCTTTACTTGTTGGCTTCCTGGAGATTTCTTTATTTATTGGCCATTTGATATTTTTTTCTTGAGCGTATCTTTCGCCCTCATTCTGTATTTGGTTTCTTGCGGAATCTTCTAGTTTTTTTTCCCAAAAATCATTAATACTAATCTCATTGTCTAAGCAATACCGTTTAATATGCTCTTTCACTTGATTAGGTACATTTTCTTTGTGCCACAAGTCCATTCTTGCTGAGCTATTTATTAAAACTTCTGGTGTTGACTGTTGAGATCCCCATATCTCAGGCTCGTTGTCTTTCAAAATTTTGTGGAAAGTTTTTATAACCGAGATCAGAGACCCATAATACATACCACGTTTTTGGGTTTCACTATTTTTGGTATCAAGTTTTGCGGTATTGTTATCAAATTTATACAAGAAATTATCGTAATCTTTTTGCGTTGGCGCGTCGCTGTAAGTTTCAATGCCATGAATATTCCCCTCATCAAAGACAATAATTTTGGGGTTCTCCTTGCTAATAATTCTTTTCAATCGCTCCTCCATTTGAGGAGCGTAAGATTCTTGCGCCATTTTTTGAACCAACCCGTCATCGTTATTTTCTAACCATTTAAATAGCATTGGATCCACCCGTAGAAACCTGGGGATTGATTCCTCTCCCTGGAAGGCTGCTTTCCACGCCGCTTTGAGTACGTAACCATATGGAATGGCGCTCGAATCCGTAACAAAAACGTAGTCTGGCTTGATTTCATCGTGCCACTGCGTTACGACCTTAGCTGCCCAGTTTTTGATCCTCTCAGTTTGATGTTCCGTAAGCTGCTCCCGCCAGCCCTTATTAAAATCGTAGTTTTCTGCCTTCGTATTCGGCTTATTCACACTCTGGCTTCTCTCTATCGTCTGACTATCATCCTGCTGCCCCAGCGCAGGACTTGGTTCACTCTCCTGTACATGTCGGTAGTCTTCAGGATTCCCCATGCATTCATTTTAGCACATGGTCAGGCTAAGGAATTTCCCGCATTTTTCGTAGTTAATTAAAACCAAGTGAACCCACTTTACGTGATGAATCCATACCTTTATATCGTATCTTGCTCCTTTGTCGAGTTTTGGAATAGAAAAGAAGAGTGGGTAAATGAAAAAGCCACGCGCATGTGCAACGTGGCTGTTAGAAGGTTCGATCTTTTTGGAGAAAATCTTGGAGCAGCTTCGCACGTAGGGGGTGCTGAAACCACTTGAGGATTATCTTTTTTATTTGACGAGTTCGTTCTCTTGAGAGATTGTACCGTTCACCAATCTCTTCTAAGGTTAATGGCCCCTCACCATTCAACCCAAAGTAGAGCATGAAGATTTCTGCGTCCCTCGATGGAAGCGTATAAAGCAATGAACGGATGATGTTGCGGAGCTCCTCTTGTTCCAGGGCAATGGGTGCTAGAACTGCATGATCATCGGCGATGGTGTCCATTGCGGATCCATCACTTTCACCGTCAAAGAACATTTCAAGTGAGACGTGGGAATCACGAACCTGGTAGGTCGCCAGAATTTCCGCCTCGGTCATCTTTGTTGCAGCAGCAATCTCTTCCACACTTGGCTCGCGATCAAAACTGTGTAGCAATTTTTGGCTCACCTCATTCACAGTGTGCTTATCACCCGCCCGGTTCAACGGCACACGAAGAATTCTGCTCTGCTCAGCCAGCGCTTTAAGGATTGCTTGGCGGATCCACCAGAC carries:
- a CDS encoding DUF1801 domain-containing protein; its protein translation is MTNEITAYNNLQAKKEKSICDALRRVIDASLPKAESKVWHGGPVWFLAGNPIVGYSLRKQGVQLLFWSGMSFAETDLLPVGNVKKFKAAGVIYTDRKELKHALIKRWLRKAKTIQWDYKNIIKRRGKLVRLK
- a CDS encoding type IV pilus twitching motility protein PilT; translation: MIKIDDLFRIAVDRRASDVHIVSGKPPILRIDGNLVEVEGIPPLAPKDTQALIFSIMNDKQKQLFIGDRELDMSYEIPGGYRFRVNCHWERNNAGLVARIISQQIPAMEDLAMPQVVYDLIKQKQGLILVTGPTGCGKSTSLAAMIDYINNDRAAHIITLEDPIEFIYESKKSIIKQRQLGTDILSFGQALKHVLRQDPNVILVGEMRDLETISATITLAETGHLVLATLHTFNAAQTVDRIIDVFPPYQQDQVRIQLSLFLKGIISQQLLPRMNGGRISSREILINTPAIANLIRENKVAQIKTVIQTSAEDGMITMDQDLKRLYDAGEIAEDIARAYMLNPETLKG
- a CDS encoding RNA polymerase sigma factor RpoD/SigA; protein product: MVRAKEARSSLDFYLKEIGKFKLISREREVVLAAKIKLGDQGALDELVKANLRFVVSVAKRYQNQGVLLADLINEGNVGLVKAAKRFDASRGFVFISYAVWWIRQAILKALAEQSRILRVPLNRAGDKHTVNEVSQKLLHSFDREPSVEEIAAATKMTEAEILATYQVRDSHVSLEMFFDGESDGSAMDTIADDHAVLAPIALEQEELRNIIRSLLYTLPSRDAEIFMLYFGLNGEGPLTLEEIGERYNLSRERTRQIKKIILKWFQHPLRAKLLQDFLQKDRTF